In Paenibacillus sp. G2S3, a single window of DNA contains:
- a CDS encoding winged helix DNA-binding domain-containing protein, translating into MTNNIIANGRLYNQMIAGSVYHTPEQVVKKLGAIQAQDYMQAVWAIGLRSPGTKLAVIERAIVDRKIILTWTLRGTLHFIPAEDVKWMLQLSAPRLVSQTKRRMAELGLDDQTLERCREIIVAALKGGKQLDRSALLQLIEEEGIHTGNQRGYHMLWNSAYQGLICFGPMNGKQQTIVLLEEWVPDCRELSYEKSLQELALRYFTARGWATVQDFAWWAGITLTDARRGLEFVKNELHSEDIEGSEYWMPTHRLTPWDEDSGVYLLPGFDEYILGYKDRSAVLDPETAPLIVPGNNGIFLPMIVVGGQVVGTWKRTIKKKGIEIVIHPFGELGNAEEAVFKAAERYAAFIGLPILKISISSLLK; encoded by the coding sequence GTGACGAATAACATTATTGCTAATGGCAGGTTGTATAATCAAATGATTGCGGGCTCTGTATATCACACACCAGAGCAGGTCGTAAAAAAATTAGGCGCTATACAAGCGCAAGACTATATGCAGGCGGTATGGGCTATAGGACTACGTTCTCCAGGCACGAAATTAGCTGTTATAGAGCGTGCTATTGTTGACCGTAAAATCATTCTAACCTGGACGCTACGAGGTACGCTTCATTTCATCCCAGCAGAAGATGTGAAGTGGATGCTTCAATTATCTGCACCGCGTTTAGTATCACAAACGAAGCGGCGAATGGCGGAGCTTGGATTAGATGATCAAACACTGGAGCGCTGTAGAGAAATTATAGTGGCAGCTTTAAAAGGCGGAAAGCAATTGGATCGTTCTGCTCTGCTTCAGTTAATAGAAGAGGAAGGTATCCACACTGGGAATCAGCGCGGTTATCATATGCTCTGGAATAGTGCCTATCAAGGACTGATTTGTTTTGGTCCGATGAATGGTAAACAGCAAACGATTGTATTGTTAGAGGAATGGGTTCCGGATTGCCGAGAGCTATCTTACGAAAAATCGTTGCAAGAACTCGCATTGCGGTATTTCACAGCTCGTGGATGGGCGACCGTTCAGGACTTTGCTTGGTGGGCAGGCATAACCCTTACAGATGCTAGACGAGGGCTAGAATTTGTGAAAAATGAACTTCATTCGGAGGATATAGAGGGTAGCGAGTATTGGATGCCTACCCATCGACTAACTCCTTGGGATGAAGACTCGGGTGTTTATTTACTTCCGGGTTTTGATGAGTATATCCTTGGATATAAAGACCGGAGTGCTGTGCTTGACCCTGAGACAGCGCCTTTGATTGTTCCTGGGAACAACGGTATTTTTCTGCCGATGATTGTTGTAGGTGGCCAGGTTGTAGGTACATGGAAACGTACGATTAAGAAAAAAGGGATTGAGATTGTCATTCATCCTTTTGGAGAGCTTGGAAATGCTGAAGAAGCTGTGTTTAAAGCTGCTGAACGATATGCTGCTTTTATCGGGCTGCCGATACTCAAAATAAGCATATCTTCTCTATTGAAATGA
- a CDS encoding NADPH-dependent FMN reductase: protein MKIIGISGSIVGSKTRIAVQQALNSIIEKHPDFEVELIDLGDYKLEFSDGRSFMDYTGDTKVVLEKIMEADAYIIGTPVFQASIPGTLKNLFDLLPVNGFKDKVIGIVVTAGSSKHYLVAEQQLKPILSYMRAVVVPKYVFIEEKQYDRKVIVDDDIVFRLNRLANELVNTTKAMQFVKKEEEAAFFF, encoded by the coding sequence ATGAAGATCATTGGGATATCAGGATCGATTGTTGGATCGAAGACTAGAATAGCCGTACAGCAAGCACTTAATAGTATTATAGAAAAGCATCCGGATTTCGAAGTAGAACTCATCGATCTAGGTGATTATAAGCTAGAGTTTAGTGATGGACGTAGCTTCATGGATTATACCGGCGATACCAAAGTCGTTCTGGAGAAAATTATGGAGGCCGATGCGTATATTATCGGAACACCTGTTTTTCAAGCTTCGATTCCGGGAACACTAAAGAACCTATTTGATTTACTCCCGGTTAATGGGTTTAAGGATAAAGTTATCGGAATTGTGGTAACTGCCGGTTCATCAAAACATTATTTAGTGGCAGAACAACAACTGAAACCGATTCTCTCTTATATGAGAGCGGTGGTGGTTCCTAAGTATGTTTTTATTGAAGAGAAACAATATGACCGGAAAGTAATTGTGGATGATGATATTGTTTTTAGACTGAATCGACTAGCTAACGAATTGGTGAATACTACTAAAGCAATGCAGTTCGTAAAGAAAGAGGAAGAAGCAGCGTTCTTCTTTTAA
- a CDS encoding LLM class flavin-dependent oxidoreductase, which produces MMEQYRIDEKKGLELGLYTLGDHTTDALTGKAISEQQRIQEIVAAAKLAEDAGLDVFGVGESHQPKFITSAASVVLGAIANATERIKLVSSATVLSTADPVRVYEDFATLDLLSGGRAEIVAGRGSRLGAYELFGYDVRDYEELFEEKIELLMKINESDRITWEGKFRPALNDMEIFPKPLNGKLPIWRAVGGPPASAIKAGRMGIPMMLTTLGGPSSAFKGSVDAYRMVAAESGFNPDALPISTTSLMYIDPDSQKAFRDYYPYINHLMKELRGSYYPKEQFAEAMSVRNALLVGSPQQIVEKILYQHEMYGHNRFLAQIDVGGLPYAQVEQMIDLFASEVAPAVRRATAKK; this is translated from the coding sequence ATGATGGAACAATATAGAATCGATGAGAAAAAAGGGTTGGAGCTAGGTTTATACACGTTAGGTGATCACACCACAGACGCCTTAACAGGAAAAGCAATTAGTGAACAACAACGGATTCAAGAGATCGTAGCTGCTGCCAAATTAGCTGAGGATGCTGGATTAGATGTATTTGGAGTAGGCGAGAGTCATCAACCGAAATTCATTACCTCAGCAGCCTCGGTTGTCCTTGGAGCCATTGCAAATGCAACCGAACGTATAAAGCTTGTCAGTTCAGCAACTGTGCTAAGTACAGCAGATCCTGTACGTGTATATGAGGACTTCGCAACATTGGATTTGTTATCAGGCGGTAGAGCAGAGATTGTTGCTGGGCGTGGATCGCGTCTCGGTGCTTACGAACTTTTTGGTTACGACGTAAGAGATTATGAAGAATTGTTCGAAGAGAAAATTGAATTGCTCATGAAAATAAATGAGTCCGATCGTATTACGTGGGAAGGGAAATTCCGTCCTGCATTAAATGATATGGAAATCTTCCCTAAGCCCTTAAATGGAAAGTTGCCAATTTGGCGAGCGGTTGGGGGACCTCCAGCAAGTGCAATTAAGGCGGGAAGAATGGGGATCCCGATGATGCTGACCACCCTTGGTGGACCGTCATCTGCCTTTAAAGGTTCTGTAGACGCGTATCGTATGGTTGCTGCAGAGTCAGGATTTAATCCAGATGCCCTTCCCATCAGCACAACTTCTCTAATGTATATTGATCCGGACTCACAAAAAGCATTCCGCGACTATTATCCATATATCAATCACTTGATGAAAGAGCTTCGTGGGTCTTACTATCCGAAAGAACAATTTGCGGAAGCGATGAGTGTGAGAAATGCGCTGCTCGTGGGCAGCCCGCAACAAATTGTAGAGAAGATCCTCTATCAACATGAGATGTACGGTCATAATCGTTTTCTAGCTCAGATTGATGTTGGTGGGTTACCTTATGCTCAAGTGGAACAAATGATTGACCTGTTCGCATCTGAAGTAGCACCAGCCGTAAGACGCGCAACAGCTAAGAAATAA
- a CDS encoding ring-cleaving dioxygenase, with the protein MKQQLITGQHHVSMLTKDAKQNLWFYTEVLGLRLVKKTVNQDDPSMYHLFYGNRNGAPGTEVSFFEMPNAGQTRKGTNSISSFSLLVPSDEALSYWASRLDSFEVPHEAIVSIGERKSLTFYDRDELTVHLVSAEKDNGIELVEPWITEDIPPKYAIVGLGPVELTVREASGTKAVLEDILGYTQVRTVPSMGDPKVMVDIYETGKGGLYTELQLKEVNDKDRERPGRGSIHHVAIRVKDVEELTEWAAKITAAGFKNTGVIDRYYFHSLYFRDPNHILFELATDGPGFEIDETFDALGENLTLPSFLEERREEIESKLHPIR; encoded by the coding sequence ATGAAACAACAACTAATAACCGGGCAACATCATGTGTCTATGCTTACTAAGGACGCTAAACAAAACTTATGGTTTTATACAGAGGTCCTGGGACTGAGACTTGTAAAGAAAACGGTCAATCAAGATGATCCATCCATGTACCATCTATTCTATGGAAATCGTAATGGCGCCCCTGGCACCGAGGTATCTTTTTTTGAAATGCCAAATGCAGGTCAGACTCGCAAAGGGACAAATAGTATTAGTTCTTTCTCCCTTCTTGTTCCTAGCGATGAAGCCTTGTCATATTGGGCTAGTCGATTAGATTCTTTTGAAGTTCCTCATGAAGCCATTGTAAGTATCGGGGAACGTAAGTCGCTTACTTTTTATGATAGAGATGAATTGACGGTCCATTTAGTATCGGCTGAAAAAGATAACGGAATAGAGCTAGTTGAGCCATGGATTACAGAAGACATCCCGCCAAAGTATGCCATCGTTGGGTTAGGACCCGTCGAATTGACTGTTCGTGAGGCAAGCGGCACAAAGGCGGTTTTGGAAGATATCTTAGGCTATACACAAGTTCGGACAGTACCATCGATGGGTGATCCGAAGGTTATGGTAGATATATATGAAACGGGTAAGGGTGGTTTATACACCGAGCTCCAGCTCAAAGAAGTAAATGACAAAGATCGGGAGAGACCAGGTAGAGGGAGCATCCATCATGTGGCTATAAGAGTGAAGGATGTTGAAGAACTAACCGAATGGGCCGCCAAAATCACTGCTGCAGGCTTTAAGAATACAGGGGTCATTGATCGTTATTACTTCCATTCCTTGTATTTCCGGGATCCGAACCATATTCTTTTTGAGCTTGCTACAGATGGACCAGGATTTGAGATTGATGAAACTTTTGACGCGCTAGGAGAGAATTTGACCTTACCTTCATTTCTGGAAGAACGTCGTGAAGAGATTGAATCGAAGCTTCATCCTATCCGCTAA
- a CDS encoding MarR family transcriptional regulator, translating to MRNNGFTEDNQLSLLIWLRLVRIYENSNDLSNEFLKQFDLTVNQFDTLVQILIHQPVSQMEIAEHLTITKGGVSHMLGRLEKEELIERKQDWKVKYITLTEKGQTLIEKVLPLQSDFQASLFDPLTDEEKKVFYSMLKKIHRHSKDENRLPRGVQ from the coding sequence ATGAGAAACAATGGATTCACCGAAGATAACCAATTAAGCTTATTGATCTGGTTGCGACTAGTAAGGATATATGAGAATAGTAACGATCTTTCCAATGAGTTCTTGAAGCAATTTGACTTAACAGTTAATCAATTCGATACCTTGGTACAAATATTAATACATCAGCCTGTATCACAGATGGAAATTGCAGAACACCTAACCATTACCAAAGGCGGAGTATCGCATATGTTAGGTCGATTAGAAAAAGAAGAATTAATTGAACGCAAACAGGATTGGAAAGTGAAGTACATTACTTTAACGGAAAAAGGCCAGACTCTTATTGAGAAGGTGTTGCCTTTGCAGTCCGATTTCCAGGCTTCGTTATTCGACCCATTGACTGACGAGGAAAAGAAAGTGTTTTACAGCATGCTTAAGAAGATTCATCGGCATAGTAAAGATGAGAATCGACTCCCGCGAGGTGTTCAGTAG
- a CDS encoding PadR family transcriptional regulator, whose product MSTLLNSLITELRRGTLTLAVLSQLRTPQYGYSLVQLLEDSSITIDQSTLYPLLRRLEKQELVTSSWDTSESRPRKYYVLSDYGVEIFLQLKEEWLKNSKELYGLLQGEDDHEAD is encoded by the coding sequence ATGAGTACTTTATTAAACTCCTTAATTACAGAGCTTAGAAGAGGTACGTTAACGCTAGCTGTTTTAAGTCAATTACGAACACCCCAGTATGGATATTCGCTCGTTCAATTGTTGGAAGATTCCAGCATTACCATTGATCAAAGCACCCTATATCCATTACTTCGCCGATTAGAGAAACAGGAATTAGTGACGAGCAGCTGGGATACATCCGAGAGCAGACCCCGTAAGTATTATGTTCTAAGTGACTATGGCGTAGAAATTTTTTTGCAGCTAAAGGAAGAATGGCTTAAGAATTCGAAAGAACTCTACGGCCTATTACAAGGGGAGGATGACCATGAAGCTGATTGA
- a CDS encoding alpha-L-fucosidase, whose protein sequence is MSTREERTRWFLQDRFGMFIHWGLYSIPARGEWIRGNERMSREHYMTYFDEFDASRYDPKKWASAAKAAGQKYAVLTTKHHDGFCLFDSKLTDFKATNTPAGRDLVREYVDAFRAEGIAVGLYYSIIDWDHDDYPGYGDKAHPDRDNEAAKDKPIDFDRYLEYMHGQVKELLTNYGKIDIMWFDFSYDNMTGEKWKATELIRMIRSIQPDIIIDNRLGGNIRAAEPEEYAGDFFSPEQIIPPGGIVDVNGQSIPWEACITLNDNWGYHSEDKNYKSTQQVIRSMVECISKNGNLLLNVGPDAKGEMTRESLVILDEVGEWMRLNGDSIYGCGSSLLAKPEWGRYTQKGNKLYAHVYDRGIGPIYFQGLKGKIKKARLLRDGTELKVEAPWMAEEYSDVNGGAFITLKGAKLPDEMDTVIELELL, encoded by the coding sequence ATGAGTACAAGAGAAGAAAGAACGAGATGGTTCTTGCAGGATAGATTCGGTATGTTCATTCATTGGGGATTATATTCCATTCCAGCACGAGGTGAGTGGATACGTGGGAACGAGCGAATGAGTAGAGAGCATTATATGACGTATTTCGATGAATTTGACGCATCTCGATATGACCCGAAGAAGTGGGCCAGCGCAGCAAAAGCAGCAGGGCAGAAGTATGCGGTTCTTACGACTAAACACCACGACGGATTCTGTTTGTTCGATAGTAAGCTAACAGACTTCAAGGCGACCAACACGCCTGCTGGACGTGATCTCGTTCGAGAATATGTAGACGCTTTCCGGGCTGAAGGCATTGCTGTAGGTCTGTACTACTCTATTATTGATTGGGATCATGATGATTACCCTGGATATGGTGATAAAGCGCATCCGGATCGGGACAATGAAGCGGCGAAAGACAAGCCGATTGATTTTGATCGATACTTGGAGTATATGCATGGACAAGTGAAGGAGCTATTGACGAATTACGGAAAAATCGACATCATGTGGTTTGACTTCTCCTACGACAATATGACCGGCGAAAAATGGAAAGCAACGGAGCTAATCCGTATGATTCGCTCTATCCAGCCGGATATTATTATCGACAATCGTTTAGGGGGGAATATCCGCGCGGCCGAGCCAGAAGAATATGCTGGGGATTTCTTCTCCCCAGAACAGATCATTCCTCCCGGTGGCATTGTTGACGTGAATGGTCAGTCCATTCCATGGGAAGCATGCATTACGCTTAACGATAACTGGGGTTACCATTCCGAAGATAAAAATTATAAATCAACCCAGCAGGTCATTCGCTCAATGGTCGAATGTATCAGCAAGAACGGTAACCTGCTCCTTAACGTTGGTCCAGATGCCAAAGGTGAAATGACCCGAGAATCACTTGTCATCCTTGATGAAGTAGGCGAATGGATGCGTCTGAATGGTGACAGTATTTATGGCTGCGGCAGCTCATTGCTTGCTAAGCCAGAGTGGGGCCGTTATACGCAAAAGGGGAACAAGTTGTATGCACACGTCTATGATCGTGGTATTGGTCCGATCTATTTCCAAGGCTTGAAGGGGAAGATTAAGAAGGCTAGATTACTACGAGATGGCACGGAATTGAAGGTAGAAGCACCATGGATGGCTGAGGAATATTCGGATGTCAACGGTGGAGCGTTTATTACATTAAAGGGGGCTAAGCTTCCCGACGAGATGGATACGGTTATTGAGCTTGAGCTTCTTTAA
- a CDS encoding ROK family protein, with amino-acid sequence MHKVESYVVGIDLGGTKIAAALFDSKGTVLNRELMETAGASTAEEVVQRMIGMIRSVSEGRPLIGVGLASPGAVNSQDGIVIHGTNLPEWDNVPLKHWMESELGIEVKVVNDANAAAWGEYVRGAGKGSNNMVYVTFSTGIGAGIVMDGELLLGTNSFAGELGHNIIDPNGTECSCGRYGCWEVFASGTAIRDMALRSMESRTSMITELASRSGEKINSRHVFEAMALKDPVAVEVIERTIHYMAIGLANAVHTFNPDRIVIGGGVSKAGELLFPALREKTEELVMKPYKGTYTIESAGLRDDVGLIGAAALFHTALG; translated from the coding sequence ATGCATAAGGTAGAAAGTTACGTAGTAGGAATTGATTTAGGCGGTACAAAAATTGCCGCAGCATTATTCGATTCAAAGGGTACCGTGTTGAATCGGGAATTAATGGAGACAGCCGGCGCGAGCACCGCTGAAGAGGTGGTGCAGCGTATGATCGGAATGATCCGCTCAGTATCCGAAGGACGACCGCTGATTGGGGTTGGACTTGCTTCTCCTGGAGCTGTGAATAGCCAGGATGGAATCGTAATTCACGGTACTAATCTTCCTGAATGGGATAATGTACCACTGAAGCATTGGATGGAGTCAGAACTTGGCATAGAAGTGAAAGTGGTAAACGATGCGAACGCTGCGGCCTGGGGCGAGTATGTAAGGGGTGCTGGCAAAGGCTCGAACAACATGGTGTATGTTACCTTCAGCACTGGAATTGGAGCTGGAATTGTCATGGATGGTGAGCTACTGCTCGGCACGAACTCATTTGCAGGAGAGCTAGGTCATAATATTATTGACCCGAACGGTACGGAATGTAGCTGTGGCAGATATGGATGCTGGGAAGTGTTTGCTTCGGGTACAGCGATTCGGGACATGGCACTGCGGAGTATGGAGAGCAGAACGTCGATGATTACGGAGCTGGCTAGTAGAAGTGGTGAAAAGATTAATTCTCGACACGTTTTCGAAGCGATGGCATTAAAAGATCCGGTGGCTGTCGAGGTGATTGAGCGAACGATTCATTATATGGCGATTGGATTAGCTAACGCGGTACATACGTTTAATCCTGATCGCATTGTAATTGGTGGAGGCGTAAGCAAAGCTGGTGAACTACTGTTCCCGGCGCTGAGAGAGAAAACAGAGGAACTTGTCATGAAGCCGTATAAAGGAACTTATACTATTGAATCAGCAGGTCTGAGGGATGATGTAGGTCTTATAGGCGCTGCGGCACTATTTCATACCGCCCTAGGCTAG
- a CDS encoding copper homeostasis protein CutC, which translates to MRLEVIATCMDDAMTAEANGADRLELITAITEGGLTPGIGLVEQVAKSVSIPVFVMVRPHSRSFNYSKYDILTMAAEIRQIAASGASGVVLGALTPEKKIDERALETLLPLTDGLQVTFHRAFDELEDQISGYRTLCNYPQITRILTSAGPGPAPEAIPAMRKLVEESRGSSISILAGSGLKPEGITSFIQQTGVTEVHFGSAVRYGKDALSPIDPVALRALADDVHSNS; encoded by the coding sequence ATGAGATTGGAAGTCATCGCTACATGTATGGATGATGCTATGACGGCTGAGGCGAATGGTGCAGATCGCCTGGAGCTCATTACTGCCATTACCGAAGGCGGATTAACACCAGGCATAGGGTTGGTGGAGCAGGTGGCCAAATCGGTTAGTATTCCTGTCTTCGTAATGGTCCGTCCGCACAGTCGATCATTTAACTATTCCAAGTATGATATTTTGACCATGGCTGCAGAGATCAGGCAGATTGCAGCCAGCGGTGCTTCGGGAGTGGTTCTTGGCGCGTTAACACCGGAAAAAAAGATCGATGAGCGTGCGCTTGAAACATTATTGCCGTTGACAGATGGCCTTCAAGTAACCTTCCATCGTGCTTTTGATGAGCTGGAGGATCAAATTTCAGGTTATCGAACGCTTTGTAATTATCCGCAAATTACACGTATTCTTACTTCTGCTGGACCAGGTCCAGCACCTGAAGCTATTCCCGCTATGCGAAAGCTAGTAGAGGAATCAAGAGGCAGTTCGATAAGTATATTGGCTGGAAGCGGCCTGAAGCCAGAAGGTATTACATCCTTTATTCAACAGACTGGAGTCACAGAAGTACATTTTGGATCGGCTGTTCGTTATGGCAAAGACGCTTTGTCGCCAATCGATCCAGTAGCCCTACGGGCGTTAGCTGATGATGTTCATTCTAATAGCTAA